Proteins from a genomic interval of Physeter macrocephalus isolate SW-GA chromosome 21, ASM283717v5, whole genome shotgun sequence:
- the LOC102974348 gene encoding NACHT, LRR and PYD domains-containing protein 12 isoform X4 — MNSQKKRKDMEPACTWSLLSEQKAASSSLASFSWKELTDYRKVFRKHLKEKYLKKGVDKCYHHGKHIESRLLVVKEHCISEKPPCGIPQQNNFIEMEHIFDPDEEGSSLSQTVVLQGCAGIGKTAVVHKFMFDWAAGMVTPGRFDYLIYVNCREISRFANLSAADLITNTFQDIDGPILDVILVYPEKLLFILDGFPELQYPVGDQEEDLSANPLERKPVETLLCSFVRKKLFPESSLLITARPTTMKKLHSLLKQATQAEILWFTDAEKRAYFLSQFSGANAAMRVFYGLRENEGLDIMSSLPIISWMICSVLQSQGDGDRTLMRSLQTMTDVYLFYFSKCLKTLTGISVWKGQSCLWGLCSLAAEGLQNQQVLFEISDLRRHGIGVYDTNCTFLNHFLKKVEGGVSVYTFLHFSFQEFLTAVFYALKNDSSWMFFDQVGKTWQEIFQQYGKGFSSLTIQFLFGLLHKGKGKSVETTFGRKVSPGLREELLKWTEKEINDKSSRLQIEPMDLFHCLYEIQEEEYAKRIIDDLGSIILLQPTYTKMDILAMSFCVKSSHSHLSVSLKCQHLLGFEEEDRASAFMPPTLTLNQPFQLRNWPVSPLHLLCQALRNPYCKVKDLKLIFCHLTASYGRDLALVFETNQYLTDLEFVKNTLEDSGMKLLCEGLKQPNCILQTLRLYRCLISPASCGALAAVLSTNQWLTELEFSETKLEASALKLLCEGLKDPNCKVQKLKLCASFLPGSSETICRYLASVLICNPNLTELDLSENPLGDTGVKYLCEGLRHSNCKVEKLDLSTCYLTDASCVELSSFLQVSQTLKELFVFANALGDTGVQHLCEGLRHANGIIENLVLSECSLSAACCESLAQVLSSTRSLTRLLLINNKIEDLGLKLLCEGLKQPDCQLKDLAGQSQYLK; from the exons ATGAACAGTCAAAAGAAACGAAAAGATATGGAACCTGCTTGCACCTGGAGCTTATTGTCTGAACAGAAAG CTGCTTCAAGTTCTCTGGCTTCATTTTCATGGAAGGAGCTTACAG ATTACAGGAAAGTATTTAGAaaacatctaaaagaaaaatacctaaaaaaagGAGTTGACAAATGTTATCACCATGGCAAGCATATAGAGTCACGACTGCTTGTTGTAAAAGAACACTGTATATCAGAAAAGCCACCATGCggaattcctcaacaaaataattttattgagatgGAACATATATTTGATCCTGATGAAGAGGGCTCCAGCTTATCCCAAACTGTGGTGCTTCAGGGATGTGCTGGGATTGGGAAAACAGCTGTGGTGCATAAGTTCATGTTTGACTGGGCAGCAGGAATGGTTACTCCAGGCAGATTTGACTATCTCATCTATGTAAACTGCAGAGAAATAAGCCGTTTTGCTAACCTTAGTGCTGCTGACCTGATCACTAACACTTTTCAAGATATAGACGGACCAATCCTGGATGTTATTCTTGTATATCCAGAGAAGCTTCTGTTCATTCTTGATGGATTTCCTGAGCTTCAGTACCCTGTAGGTGACCAGGAAGAGGATCTTAGTGCCAATCCCCTGGAGAGGAAGCCAGTAGAGACCCTCTTATGTAGTTTCGTGAGGAAAAAACTGTTTCCTGAATCCTCCCTCCTGATAACTGCCCGGCCTACAACCATGAAGAAGCTTCACTCTCTGTTAAAACAAGCTACCCAGGCAGAGATCCTGTGGTTTACAGATGCTGAAAAAAGAGCAtatttcttgagtcagttttcaGGTGCTAATGCTGCAATGAGAGTTTTTTATGGTCTGCGAGAAAATGAAGGCCTTGACATTATGTCTTCTCTTCCCATCATCTCCTGGATGATCTGCAGTGTCCTGCAGTCACAGGGAGATGGTGACAGGACTCTTATGAGATCACTTCAAACCATGACTGATGTGTATCTGTTCTACTTTTCCAAGTGCCTCAAAACCCTTACAGGCATCTCGGTGTGGAAGGGACAGAGTTGCCTGTGGGGCCTTTGCTCTTTGGCTGCAGAGGGACTGCAGAACCAGCAGGTCCTGTTTGAAATCAGTGACCTCAGAAGACATGGGATAGGAGTGTATGATACCAACTGCACTTTTCTCAATCACTTTTTGAAAAAAGTTGAAGGAGGTGTCAGTGTCTATACTTTCCTTCACTTCAGTTTCCAAGAGTTCCTGACTGCTGTGTTCTATGCCCTGAAGAATGACAGCAGCTGGATGTTTTTTGATCAAGTGGGGAAAACGTGGCAAGAAATATTCCAACAATATGGAAAAGGGTTTTCATCATTAACAATACAGTTCTTATTTGGCCTCTTACATAAAGGAAAGGGAAAGTCTGTGGAAACTACTTTTGGGAGAAAAGTCTCTCCAGGACTTCGAGAGGAGTTATTGAAGTGgactgagaaagaaataaacGATAAATCTTCTAGGTTACAGATTGAGCCAATGGACTTGTTTCACTGTTTGTATGAGATTCAGGAAGAAGAATATGCAAAAAGGATAATTGATGATTTAGGGTCAATTATACTGCTTCAACCTACCTATACAAAAATGGACATTCTGGCTATGTCATTCTGTGTAAAAAGCAGTCATAGTCACCTGTCAGTGTCTCTGAAGTGTCAGCATCTACTTGGATTTGAGGAGGAAGATCGAGCTTCAGCATTCATGCCACCAACCTTGACACTTAATCA GCCCTTCCAGCTGCGTAATTGGCCAGTCTCTCCACTCCACTTGCTCTGCCAAGCACTGCGTAACCCATACTGTAAAGTCAAAGACCTGAA ACTGATTTTCTGCCACCTCACAGCTTCTTATGGCAGAGACCTCGCCTTAGTATTTGAAACCAACCAATATCTGACAGATTTGGAATTTGTGAAAAATACCCTGGAAGATTCCGGAATGAAGCTTCTGTGTGAAGGATTAAAACAGCCAAATTGTATCTTACAGACATTGAG GTTGTACCGATGCCTTATCTCTCCTGCTTCTTGTGGTGCGCTAGCGGCTGTTCTCAGCACCAATCAGTGGCTCACTGAGCTGGAATTTAGTGAAACAAAACTGGAAGCTTCAGCTTTGAAATTGCTCTGTGAAGGCTTAAAAGATCCAAATTGCAAAGTACAGAAGCTCAA gtTGTGTGCTAGCTTTCTCCCTGGAAGCTCAGAGACTATTTGCAGATATCTTGCCTCTGTTCTCATTTGCAATCCAAACCTCACTGAGCTGGACCTGAGTGAAAATCCCCTGGGGGACACAGGGGTGAAGTATCTTTGTGAGGGTCTCAGACATTCCAACTGTAAAGTAGAGAAACTAGA CTTGAGCACATGTTACCTAACAGATGCTAGCTGTGTggagctctcttctttcttgcaaGTGAGTCAGACTTTAAAAGAGCTGTTTGTGTTTGCCAATGCCCTGGGGGACACAGGAGTACAGCATCTCTGTGAAGGTCTGCGGCATGCAAATGGTATAATCGAGAATCTTGT GCTTTCCGAATGTTCCCTCTCTGCAGCTTGTTGTGAGTCCCTCGCCCAAGTCCTGAGCTCTACCCGGAGCCTGACAAGGCTGCTTCTAATTAATAACAAAATTGAAGATTTGGGACTGAAATTGCTGTGTGAAGGATTAAAACAGCCTGACTGTCAGTTAAAGGATCTGGC TGGGCAATCCCAATACCTAAAGTGA
- the LOC102974348 gene encoding NACHT, LRR and PYD domains-containing protein 12 isoform X1, whose product MNSQKKRKDMEPACTWSLLSEQKAASSSLASFSWKELTDYRKVFRKHLKEKYLKKGVDKCYHHGKHIESRLLVVKEHCISEKPPCGIPQQNNFIEMEHIFDPDEEGSSLSQTVVLQGCAGIGKTAVVHKFMFDWAAGMVTPGRFDYLIYVNCREISRFANLSAADLITNTFQDIDGPILDVILVYPEKLLFILDGFPELQYPVGDQEEDLSANPLERKPVETLLCSFVRKKLFPESSLLITARPTTMKKLHSLLKQATQAEILWFTDAEKRAYFLSQFSGANAAMRVFYGLRENEGLDIMSSLPIISWMICSVLQSQGDGDRTLMRSLQTMTDVYLFYFSKCLKTLTGISVWKGQSCLWGLCSLAAEGLQNQQVLFEISDLRRHGIGVYDTNCTFLNHFLKKVEGGVSVYTFLHFSFQEFLTAVFYALKNDSSWMFFDQVGKTWQEIFQQYGKGFSSLTIQFLFGLLHKGKGKSVETTFGRKVSPGLREELLKWTEKEINDKSSRLQIEPMDLFHCLYEIQEEEYAKRIIDDLGSIILLQPTYTKMDILAMSFCVKSSHSHLSVSLKCQHLLGFEEEDRASAFMPPTLTLNQPFQLRNWPVSPLHLLCQALRNPYCKVKDLKLIFCHLTASYGRDLALVFETNQYLTDLEFVKNTLEDSGMKLLCEGLKQPNCILQTLRLYRCLISPASCGALAAVLSTNQWLTELEFSETKLEASALKLLCEGLKDPNCKVQKLKLCASFLPGSSETICRYLASVLICNPNLTELDLSENPLGDTGVKYLCEGLRHSNCKVEKLDLSTCYLTDASCVELSSFLQVSQTLKELFVFANALGDTGVQHLCEGLRHANGIIENLVLSECSLSAACCESLAQVLSSTRSLTRLLLINNKIEDLGLKLLCEGLKQPDCQLKDLALWTCHLTGECCQDLCNALYTNEHLRVLDLSDNALGDEGMQVLCEGLKHPSCKLQTLWLAECHLTDACCGALASVLNRNENLTLLDLSGNDLKDFGVQMLCDALIHPICKLQTFYIDTDHLHEETFRKIEALKMSKPGITW is encoded by the exons ATGAACAGTCAAAAGAAACGAAAAGATATGGAACCTGCTTGCACCTGGAGCTTATTGTCTGAACAGAAAG CTGCTTCAAGTTCTCTGGCTTCATTTTCATGGAAGGAGCTTACAG ATTACAGGAAAGTATTTAGAaaacatctaaaagaaaaatacctaaaaaaagGAGTTGACAAATGTTATCACCATGGCAAGCATATAGAGTCACGACTGCTTGTTGTAAAAGAACACTGTATATCAGAAAAGCCACCATGCggaattcctcaacaaaataattttattgagatgGAACATATATTTGATCCTGATGAAGAGGGCTCCAGCTTATCCCAAACTGTGGTGCTTCAGGGATGTGCTGGGATTGGGAAAACAGCTGTGGTGCATAAGTTCATGTTTGACTGGGCAGCAGGAATGGTTACTCCAGGCAGATTTGACTATCTCATCTATGTAAACTGCAGAGAAATAAGCCGTTTTGCTAACCTTAGTGCTGCTGACCTGATCACTAACACTTTTCAAGATATAGACGGACCAATCCTGGATGTTATTCTTGTATATCCAGAGAAGCTTCTGTTCATTCTTGATGGATTTCCTGAGCTTCAGTACCCTGTAGGTGACCAGGAAGAGGATCTTAGTGCCAATCCCCTGGAGAGGAAGCCAGTAGAGACCCTCTTATGTAGTTTCGTGAGGAAAAAACTGTTTCCTGAATCCTCCCTCCTGATAACTGCCCGGCCTACAACCATGAAGAAGCTTCACTCTCTGTTAAAACAAGCTACCCAGGCAGAGATCCTGTGGTTTACAGATGCTGAAAAAAGAGCAtatttcttgagtcagttttcaGGTGCTAATGCTGCAATGAGAGTTTTTTATGGTCTGCGAGAAAATGAAGGCCTTGACATTATGTCTTCTCTTCCCATCATCTCCTGGATGATCTGCAGTGTCCTGCAGTCACAGGGAGATGGTGACAGGACTCTTATGAGATCACTTCAAACCATGACTGATGTGTATCTGTTCTACTTTTCCAAGTGCCTCAAAACCCTTACAGGCATCTCGGTGTGGAAGGGACAGAGTTGCCTGTGGGGCCTTTGCTCTTTGGCTGCAGAGGGACTGCAGAACCAGCAGGTCCTGTTTGAAATCAGTGACCTCAGAAGACATGGGATAGGAGTGTATGATACCAACTGCACTTTTCTCAATCACTTTTTGAAAAAAGTTGAAGGAGGTGTCAGTGTCTATACTTTCCTTCACTTCAGTTTCCAAGAGTTCCTGACTGCTGTGTTCTATGCCCTGAAGAATGACAGCAGCTGGATGTTTTTTGATCAAGTGGGGAAAACGTGGCAAGAAATATTCCAACAATATGGAAAAGGGTTTTCATCATTAACAATACAGTTCTTATTTGGCCTCTTACATAAAGGAAAGGGAAAGTCTGTGGAAACTACTTTTGGGAGAAAAGTCTCTCCAGGACTTCGAGAGGAGTTATTGAAGTGgactgagaaagaaataaacGATAAATCTTCTAGGTTACAGATTGAGCCAATGGACTTGTTTCACTGTTTGTATGAGATTCAGGAAGAAGAATATGCAAAAAGGATAATTGATGATTTAGGGTCAATTATACTGCTTCAACCTACCTATACAAAAATGGACATTCTGGCTATGTCATTCTGTGTAAAAAGCAGTCATAGTCACCTGTCAGTGTCTCTGAAGTGTCAGCATCTACTTGGATTTGAGGAGGAAGATCGAGCTTCAGCATTCATGCCACCAACCTTGACACTTAATCA GCCCTTCCAGCTGCGTAATTGGCCAGTCTCTCCACTCCACTTGCTCTGCCAAGCACTGCGTAACCCATACTGTAAAGTCAAAGACCTGAA ACTGATTTTCTGCCACCTCACAGCTTCTTATGGCAGAGACCTCGCCTTAGTATTTGAAACCAACCAATATCTGACAGATTTGGAATTTGTGAAAAATACCCTGGAAGATTCCGGAATGAAGCTTCTGTGTGAAGGATTAAAACAGCCAAATTGTATCTTACAGACATTGAG GTTGTACCGATGCCTTATCTCTCCTGCTTCTTGTGGTGCGCTAGCGGCTGTTCTCAGCACCAATCAGTGGCTCACTGAGCTGGAATTTAGTGAAACAAAACTGGAAGCTTCAGCTTTGAAATTGCTCTGTGAAGGCTTAAAAGATCCAAATTGCAAAGTACAGAAGCTCAA gtTGTGTGCTAGCTTTCTCCCTGGAAGCTCAGAGACTATTTGCAGATATCTTGCCTCTGTTCTCATTTGCAATCCAAACCTCACTGAGCTGGACCTGAGTGAAAATCCCCTGGGGGACACAGGGGTGAAGTATCTTTGTGAGGGTCTCAGACATTCCAACTGTAAAGTAGAGAAACTAGA CTTGAGCACATGTTACCTAACAGATGCTAGCTGTGTggagctctcttctttcttgcaaGTGAGTCAGACTTTAAAAGAGCTGTTTGTGTTTGCCAATGCCCTGGGGGACACAGGAGTACAGCATCTCTGTGAAGGTCTGCGGCATGCAAATGGTATAATCGAGAATCTTGT GCTTTCCGAATGTTCCCTCTCTGCAGCTTGTTGTGAGTCCCTCGCCCAAGTCCTGAGCTCTACCCGGAGCCTGACAAGGCTGCTTCTAATTAATAACAAAATTGAAGATTTGGGACTGAAATTGCTGTGTGAAGGATTAAAACAGCCTGACTGTCAGTTAAAGGATCTGGC ACTGTGGACCTGTCACCTGACTGGAGAGTGTTGTCAGGATTTGTGCAATGCACTGTACACCAATGAACACCTACGAGTTCTTGACCTCAGCGACAATGCCTTAGGGGACGAGGGCATGCAGGTGCTGTGTGAAGGGCTGAAACACCCCTCCTGCAAGCTACAGACCTTGTG GCTAGCAGAATGTCATCTCACAGATGCATGCTGTGGAGCACTCGCCTCTGTCCTCAACAGAAATGAGAACCTAACGTTGCTAGACTTAAGTGGAAATGACCTTAAGGATTTCGGAGTTCAAATGCTGTGTGATGCACTGATTCATCCAATATGTAAACTACAAACGTTCTA caTTGACACGGATCATTTACATGaagaaacattcagaaaaatagAAGCTTTAAAAATGAGCAAGCCTGGAATCACCTGGTAG
- the LOC102974348 gene encoding NACHT, LRR and PYD domains-containing protein 12 isoform X3: MNSQKKRKDMEPACTWSLLSEQKAASSSLASFSWKELTDYRKVFRKHLKEKYLKKGVDKCYHHGKHIESRLLVVKEHCISEKPPCGIPQQNNFIEMEHIFDPDEEGSSLSQTVVLQGCAGIGKTAVVHKFMFDWAAGMVTPGRFDYLIYVNCREISRFANLSAADLITNTFQDIDGPILDVILVYPEKLLFILDGFPELQYPVGDQEEDLSANPLERKPVETLLCSFVRKKLFPESSLLITARPTTMKKLHSLLKQATQAEILWFTDAEKRAYFLSQFSGANAAMRVFYGLRENEGLDIMSSLPIISWMICSVLQSQGDGDRTLMRSLQTMTDVYLFYFSKCLKTLTGISVWKGQSCLWGLCSLAAEGLQNQQVLFEISDLRRHGIGVYDTNCTFLNHFLKKVEGGVSVYTFLHFSFQEFLTAVFYALKNDSSWMFFDQVGKTWQEIFQQYGKGFSSLTIQFLFGLLHKGKGKSVETTFGRKVSPGLREELLKWTEKEINDKSSRLQIEPMDLFHCLYEIQEEEYAKRIIDDLGSIILLQPTYTKMDILAMSFCVKSSHSHLSVSLKCQHLLGFEEEDRASAFMPPTLTLNQPFQLRNWPVSPLHLLCQALRNPYCKVKDLKLIFCHLTASYGRDLALVFETNQYLTDLEFVKNTLEDSGMKLLCEGLKQPNCILQTLRLYRCLISPASCGALAAVLSTNQWLTELEFSETKLEASALKLLCEGLKDPNCKVQKLKLCASFLPGSSETICRYLASVLICNPNLTELDLSENPLGDTGVKYLCEGLRHSNCKVEKLELWTCHLTGECCQDLCNALYTNEHLRVLDLSDNALGDEGMQVLCEGLKHPSCKLQTLWLAECHLTDACCGALASVLNRNENLTLLDLSGNDLKDFGVQMLCDALIHPICKLQTFYIDTDHLHEETFRKIEALKMSKPGITW, translated from the exons ATGAACAGTCAAAAGAAACGAAAAGATATGGAACCTGCTTGCACCTGGAGCTTATTGTCTGAACAGAAAG CTGCTTCAAGTTCTCTGGCTTCATTTTCATGGAAGGAGCTTACAG ATTACAGGAAAGTATTTAGAaaacatctaaaagaaaaatacctaaaaaaagGAGTTGACAAATGTTATCACCATGGCAAGCATATAGAGTCACGACTGCTTGTTGTAAAAGAACACTGTATATCAGAAAAGCCACCATGCggaattcctcaacaaaataattttattgagatgGAACATATATTTGATCCTGATGAAGAGGGCTCCAGCTTATCCCAAACTGTGGTGCTTCAGGGATGTGCTGGGATTGGGAAAACAGCTGTGGTGCATAAGTTCATGTTTGACTGGGCAGCAGGAATGGTTACTCCAGGCAGATTTGACTATCTCATCTATGTAAACTGCAGAGAAATAAGCCGTTTTGCTAACCTTAGTGCTGCTGACCTGATCACTAACACTTTTCAAGATATAGACGGACCAATCCTGGATGTTATTCTTGTATATCCAGAGAAGCTTCTGTTCATTCTTGATGGATTTCCTGAGCTTCAGTACCCTGTAGGTGACCAGGAAGAGGATCTTAGTGCCAATCCCCTGGAGAGGAAGCCAGTAGAGACCCTCTTATGTAGTTTCGTGAGGAAAAAACTGTTTCCTGAATCCTCCCTCCTGATAACTGCCCGGCCTACAACCATGAAGAAGCTTCACTCTCTGTTAAAACAAGCTACCCAGGCAGAGATCCTGTGGTTTACAGATGCTGAAAAAAGAGCAtatttcttgagtcagttttcaGGTGCTAATGCTGCAATGAGAGTTTTTTATGGTCTGCGAGAAAATGAAGGCCTTGACATTATGTCTTCTCTTCCCATCATCTCCTGGATGATCTGCAGTGTCCTGCAGTCACAGGGAGATGGTGACAGGACTCTTATGAGATCACTTCAAACCATGACTGATGTGTATCTGTTCTACTTTTCCAAGTGCCTCAAAACCCTTACAGGCATCTCGGTGTGGAAGGGACAGAGTTGCCTGTGGGGCCTTTGCTCTTTGGCTGCAGAGGGACTGCAGAACCAGCAGGTCCTGTTTGAAATCAGTGACCTCAGAAGACATGGGATAGGAGTGTATGATACCAACTGCACTTTTCTCAATCACTTTTTGAAAAAAGTTGAAGGAGGTGTCAGTGTCTATACTTTCCTTCACTTCAGTTTCCAAGAGTTCCTGACTGCTGTGTTCTATGCCCTGAAGAATGACAGCAGCTGGATGTTTTTTGATCAAGTGGGGAAAACGTGGCAAGAAATATTCCAACAATATGGAAAAGGGTTTTCATCATTAACAATACAGTTCTTATTTGGCCTCTTACATAAAGGAAAGGGAAAGTCTGTGGAAACTACTTTTGGGAGAAAAGTCTCTCCAGGACTTCGAGAGGAGTTATTGAAGTGgactgagaaagaaataaacGATAAATCTTCTAGGTTACAGATTGAGCCAATGGACTTGTTTCACTGTTTGTATGAGATTCAGGAAGAAGAATATGCAAAAAGGATAATTGATGATTTAGGGTCAATTATACTGCTTCAACCTACCTATACAAAAATGGACATTCTGGCTATGTCATTCTGTGTAAAAAGCAGTCATAGTCACCTGTCAGTGTCTCTGAAGTGTCAGCATCTACTTGGATTTGAGGAGGAAGATCGAGCTTCAGCATTCATGCCACCAACCTTGACACTTAATCA GCCCTTCCAGCTGCGTAATTGGCCAGTCTCTCCACTCCACTTGCTCTGCCAAGCACTGCGTAACCCATACTGTAAAGTCAAAGACCTGAA ACTGATTTTCTGCCACCTCACAGCTTCTTATGGCAGAGACCTCGCCTTAGTATTTGAAACCAACCAATATCTGACAGATTTGGAATTTGTGAAAAATACCCTGGAAGATTCCGGAATGAAGCTTCTGTGTGAAGGATTAAAACAGCCAAATTGTATCTTACAGACATTGAG GTTGTACCGATGCCTTATCTCTCCTGCTTCTTGTGGTGCGCTAGCGGCTGTTCTCAGCACCAATCAGTGGCTCACTGAGCTGGAATTTAGTGAAACAAAACTGGAAGCTTCAGCTTTGAAATTGCTCTGTGAAGGCTTAAAAGATCCAAATTGCAAAGTACAGAAGCTCAA gtTGTGTGCTAGCTTTCTCCCTGGAAGCTCAGAGACTATTTGCAGATATCTTGCCTCTGTTCTCATTTGCAATCCAAACCTCACTGAGCTGGACCTGAGTGAAAATCCCCTGGGGGACACAGGGGTGAAGTATCTTTGTGAGGGTCTCAGACATTCCAACTGTAAAGTAGAGAAACTAGA ACTGTGGACCTGTCACCTGACTGGAGAGTGTTGTCAGGATTTGTGCAATGCACTGTACACCAATGAACACCTACGAGTTCTTGACCTCAGCGACAATGCCTTAGGGGACGAGGGCATGCAGGTGCTGTGTGAAGGGCTGAAACACCCCTCCTGCAAGCTACAGACCTTGTG GCTAGCAGAATGTCATCTCACAGATGCATGCTGTGGAGCACTCGCCTCTGTCCTCAACAGAAATGAGAACCTAACGTTGCTAGACTTAAGTGGAAATGACCTTAAGGATTTCGGAGTTCAAATGCTGTGTGATGCACTGATTCATCCAATATGTAAACTACAAACGTTCTA caTTGACACGGATCATTTACATGaagaaacattcagaaaaatagAAGCTTTAAAAATGAGCAAGCCTGGAATCACCTGGTAG